Within Numida meleagris isolate 19003 breed g44 Domestic line unplaced genomic scaffold, NumMel1.0 unplaced_Scaffold670, whole genome shotgun sequence, the genomic segment ttcCCAACTCattctgtgaccttccaggaccttcCCAACCCATTCCGTGGCACTGTGTCCTTCCAGGACCTTCCTGACCCATTCTGTGACCTTCCATGACCTACCCAACCCATTCCATGGCACTATGTGCTTCCAGGACCTTCCCAACCCAACCCGTGGCGCggtgaccttccaggaccttcCCAACCCAACCCGTGGCGTGGTGACCTTCCACGACTTtcccaacccattctgtgaccttccaggaccttcCCAACCCAACCTGTGGCACTTCCAGGACCCTCCCGTCCCattctgtgaccttccaggaccctcccGTCCCATTCTGTGACCTTCCAGCACCCTCCCGTCCCGTTCTGTGACCTTCCAGCACCCTCCCGTCCCATTCTCAGCCCTTCCAGGACCCTCCCATCCCATTCTCTGACCTTCCatgacccttccaacccatctgtgaccttccaggacccttccaacccatctgtgaccttccagtacccTTCTGTCCCattctgtgaccttccaggacccttccaacccatccTGTGACCTTCCAGCACCCTCCCAACCCATTCTCAGCCCTTCCAGTacccttccaacccattctgtgaccttccaggacccaTCTGTCCCATTCTCAGCCCTTCCAGCACCCTCCCAACCCATTCTCAgcccttccaggacccttccaacccattctgtgaCCTTCCAGCACCCTTCCATCCCATTCTCAgcccttccaggacccttccGACCCattctgtgaccttccaggacccttccaacccatcctgtgaccttccaggacccttccGACCCATCCTGTGACCTTCCAGCACCCTTCCGTCCCATTCTCAgcccttccaggacccttccaTCCCATTCTCAgcccttccaggacccttccaTCCCattctgtgaccttccaggaccctcccaacccatTCTCAtcccttccaggacccttcccTCCCATTCTCAGCCCTTCCAGGACCGTTCCAACCCATTCTCAgcccttccaggacccttccaacccatccTGCAACCTCTCAAGGACCCTTttgaccttccaggaccctcaCCCACTCTCCCCCCTCCCAACAGGCGGCGACGTTCCTCCGTGTCACCCGGCTCTACAGGCGGCGGGCGGCGTTGCCATGACAACGGAGCGGGACAGCCCGGCCTTCACTGCCGCCCTGCGCGGCCCGGCCTCCAAGCACAAGCGGAGCGACGCCGCCGGGCCTCCCAGCACCGGGGTGAGGTGACAAGCGCCACCACCGGGTGGTCCTCCAACGGGGGACAGCACGGGGCTTGTGGCCTTGGAGGACTCGGTGGTGGAGGGACCTCCAAGGCCTGGGTTGAGGTGACAATGCTTGGGGCCGGGTGACAGCCCGGAGGTTGTGGCCTTGGAGGACTTGGTGGTGGATGGACCTCCAAGGCCTGAGTTGAGGTGACAACACCTGGGGTTGGGTGTATCTGTGACGGGTGACAGTGGTTGTTCCCTTGGAGGACTTGGTGGTGGGGGGACCTCCAAGGGCTGGGTTGAGGTGACAACACGCGGTTTTGGGTGTATCTCCAATGGGTGACAGTGGCTGTTTCCTTGGAGGACTTGGTGGTGGACGGACCTCCAAGGGCTGGGTTGAGGTGACAACCGCCATTTCTGACGGGTGACAGCCGGGCGGTTGTTCCCTTGGAGGACTTGGTGGTGGAGCGACCTCCAAGGGCTGGGTCGAGGTGACAACACCCGGGGTTGGGTGTATCTGTGACGGGTGACACGATTGTTCCCTTGGAGGACTTGGTGGTAGAGGAACCCCAACCACCGGGGTGAGGTGACAAGCGCCACCACCGGGTGGTCCTCCCACGGGGGACAGCACGGGGCTTGTGGCCTTGGAGGACTCGGTGGTGGGAGGACCTCCAAGGGCTGGGTTAAGGTGACAACACCCGGGGTTGGGTGTATCTCCAGTGGGTGACAGTGGTTGTTCCCTTGGAGGACTTGGTGGTGGATGGACCTCCAAGGGCTGGGTTGAGGTGACAACACCCGGGGTTGGGTGTATCTGTGACGGGTGACACGATTGTGCCCTTGGAGGACTTGGTGGTAGAGGAACCCCAACCACCGGGGTGAGGTGACAAGCGCCACCACCGGGTGGTCCTCCAACGGGGGACAGCACGCGGGTTGTGGCCTTGGAGGACTCGGTGGTGGGGGGACCTCCAAGGGCTGGGTTGAGGTGACAACCGCCATTTCTGACGGGTGACAGCCCGGTGGTTGTGTCCTTGGAGGACTTGGTGGTGGATGGACGTCCAAGGGCTGGNNNNNNNNNNNNNNNNNNNNNNNNNNNNNNNNNNNNNNNNNNNNNNNNNNNNNNNNNNNNNNNNNNNNNNNNNNNNNNNNNNNNNNNNNNNNNNNNNNNNNNNNNNNNNNNNNNNNNNNNNNNNNNNNNNNNNNNNNNNNNNNNNNNNNNNNNNNNNNNNNNNNNNNNNNNNNNNNNNNNNNNNNNNNNNNNNNNNNNNNNNNNNNNNNNNNNNNNNNNNNNNNNNNNNNNNNNNNNNNNNNNNNNNNNNNNNNNNNNNNNNNNNNNNNNNNNNNNNNNNNNNNNNNNNNNNNNNNNNNNNNNNNNNNNNNNNNNNNNNNNNNNNNNNNNNNNNNNNNNNNNNNNNNNNNNNNNNNNNNNNNNNNNNNNNNNNNNNNNNNNNNNNNNNNNNNNNNNNNNNNNNNNNNNNNNNNNNNNNNNNNNNNNNNNNNNNNNNNNNNNNNNNNNNNNNNNNNNNNNNNNNNNNNNNNNNNNNNNNNNNNNNNNNNNNNNNNNNNNNNNNNNNNNNNNNNNNNNNNNATGGGTGACAGCCCAACGGTTGTTCCCTTGGAGGACTTGGTGGTGGAGGGACCTCCAAGGCCTGGGTCAAGGTGGCAACACCCGAGTTTGGGTGTAACTCTGATGGGTGACAGTGGTTGTTCCCTTGGAGGTCTTGGTGGTAGAGGAACCCCAACCACTGGGGTGAGGTGACAAGCGCCACCACCGGGTGTTCCTCCAACGGGGGACAGCACGCGGGTTGTGGCCTTGGAGGACTTGGTGGTGGAGGGACCTCCAAGGGCTGGGTTGAGGTGACAACACCCGGGGTTGGGTGTATCTCCAATGGGTGACAGTGGTTGTTCCCTTGGAGGACTTGGTGGTGGATGGACCTCCAAGGCCTGGGTCAAGGTGGCAACACCCGAGTTTGGGTGTAACTCTGATGGGTGACAGTGGTTGTTCCCTTGGAGGACTTGGTGGTGGGGGGACCTCCGAGGGTTGGGTCAAGGTGACAACACCTGGGGTTGGGTGTATCTCCAATGGGTGACAGCCCGGTGGTTGTTCCCTTGGAGGACTTGGTGGTAGAGGAACCCCAACCACCGGGGTGAGGTGACAAGCGCCGCCACCGGGTGTTCCTCTGACAGGTGACAGCCCGGGGGTTGTTCCCTTGGAGGACTCGGTGGTGGGGGGACCTCCAAGGGCTGGGTCGAGGTGACAGCCGCCATTTCTGATGGGTGACAGCCCAGCGGTTGTGTCCTTGGAGGACTTGGTGGTGGGGGGACCTTCAAGGGCTGGGTTAAGGTGACAACAACTGGGTTTGGGTGTTCCTGCCGCAGGTGACAACCTGGTGGTTGTTCCCTTGGAGGACTTGGTGGTAGAGGGACCTCCAAGGGCTGGGTCAAGGTGACAAGTATTTCTGATGGGTGACAGCCTGGTGGTTGTTGCCTTGGAGGACTTGGTGGTGGAGGGACCTCCAAGGGCTGGGTTAAGGTGACAACACCCGGGGTTGGGTGTATCTCCAATGGGTGACATCCTGGCGGTTGTTCCCTTGGAGGACTTGGTGGTGGAGGGACCTCCAAGGGCTGGGCTAAGGTGACAACCACCGCCTCCGGGTGTTCCTGCCTCGGGTGACAGCCCAGCGGTTGTTCCCTTGGAGGACTCGGTGGTAGAGGAACCCTTGGAGGACTCGGTGGTGGGGGGACCTCCAAGGGCTGGGTCGAGGTGACAACACCCGGGGTTGGGTGTATCTCCAATGGGTGCCAGCCCGGAGGTTGTTCCCTCGGAGGACTTGGTGGTAGAGGAACCCTTGGAGGACTCGGTGGTGGATGGACCTCCAAGGGCTGGGTTGAGGTGACAATGCTTGGGGCCGGGTGACAGCCCAGCGGTTGTTGCCTTGGAGGACTTGGTGGTGGAAGTTGTTGCCTTGGAGGACTCGGTGGTAGAGGAACCCTTGGAGGACTCAGTGGTGGATGGACCTCCAAGGCCTGGGTTAAGGTGACAACACCCAGGTTTGGGTGTATCTCCAATGGGTGACAGCCCGGCAGTTGTTCCCTCGGAGGTCCCATCCCGGAGGGAAGCGCCATGGTGGGGTGACCACAGTCGGCGCCGGGTGTTGCCGGGTGTTGCCGGGTGTTGTTGCCGGGTGTTGTTGCCGGGTGTTGCCGGGTGTTGCCGGGTGTTGCCGTTGGTTCCCCGCGGTGACGCCGCTTGTTCCGTTGCAGGTGTCGCTGCTGGGGGAACCGCCCAAGGATTTCAAGATCCCCCTCAACCCCTACCTCAacctgcacagcctgctgcccCCCGGCATCAGCGGTcagccccacggctctgccccatagcgccccatagcgccccacagctctgccccatggcACCCCGCGGCTCCTAGCCCCATAGCGCCCCgcggctctgccccatagcgccccgCGGCTCTGCCCCATggcgccccatagcgccccacagctCCTAGTCCCATGGCGCCCCACaactctgccccatagcgccccacagctCCTAGTCCCATGgcgccccacagctctgccccacagctcctagccccacagctctgccccacagctcctagccccacagctctgccccacagctcctaGCCCCACAGCTCCTAGCCCCACAGCTCCtagccccacagctctgccccacg encodes:
- the LOC110391954 gene encoding ribonucleoprotein PTB-binding 1-like, coding for MGGKQGLLGAAPSLPLGPGPALLQLALQNPTQKPGLLGESPLAALPHGAVGMATPSAAPLLGDPATGGDVPPCHPALQAAGGVAMTTERDSPAFTAALRGPASKHKRSDAAGPPSTGVSLLGEPPKDFKIPLNPYLNLHSLLPPGISGQPHGSAP